A window of the Nibribacter ruber genome harbors these coding sequences:
- a CDS encoding S8/S53 family peptidase produces the protein MKLFYRFLLLWVGFYGVTSSLHAQTKPQTEPNLVIFKLKASATSGTQARSGQNNLAQILRPVAVTSVQRKFPKAAALPTGAQAKITTAPLVDLSLLYELRYEPGQSFEQVKKQLLASGQVEYVEPLYNYAPLYTPNDPQANPNTGGQRSYLSKIKAYDAWDITMGDTTVVIGILDTGVRLTQEDLVGNIKYNYADPIDGIDNDNDGYIDNYRGWDLADNDNNPSSDANGHGTNVAAIAAAQADNGKGMAGVGFKCKFLPVKIYASPGSSGAFKGYDAIVYAADHGCKVINLSWGGPGSPSAFEQDIINYAAINKNVTIVAAAGNTNEELNFYPASYQNVLSVAALDGNDVKGSSHTFSYNVDIGALGVNVLTARDENNNSYAMGSGSSMATPIVAGAAGLLRSKFPNMNSLQIAEQLRVTADDIYSIDANQNYLEKLGRGRLNIHRALRETDAKSVRATSWQIGTAGVAYSGEATEVSVSFTNYLAPVSGLSVYLSSTSPFVDVVEDEFIAGSQATLATFTNQGKKFKIRATDDAPVNSEVWLRLGFMDGAYTDYQYIKVVVNPDYLTTNVNNLRASVISRGNIGYDGQNLSIGQGVTYKSTTPLLYEGGLLIGYSATQVSDNIRNEKGTTDKDFYALTALQRRPSSPLANFSANNMLEDSLNTRKPLSMRIQQNVFAWADAPNQDFVVLEYLLTNRTQQTISNAYAGYFADWDLVTAARNVAEYKADLKMGMAYPKADAKVFIGIQLLSRGAPGFYAFDNSGAPSGTIIIEDGFTTAEKYKALSGGLQRTSAGLTDTNGKDISFMISSAIKTLAPTQTDTVAFAIVAGNTKEALFENAAAAQQKYLQMTSTRTVTGLPEEALATEVKVYPNPSTGRVTVAFPASAQRQSSQLHVLDSQGRTVYQMLVPTGSKADLDLSHLAKGMYFLKISTGKEVTTRKLVLIH, from the coding sequence ATGAAGCTATTTTACCGGTTTCTCCTGCTGTGGGTAGGCTTTTACGGGGTTACGTCATCTTTGCATGCGCAAACGAAACCCCAGACCGAGCCTAATTTAGTTATTTTCAAGTTGAAGGCTTCGGCCACTTCTGGGACGCAGGCCCGTTCCGGGCAAAACAACCTGGCCCAGATTCTCAGACCGGTGGCGGTTACCTCCGTGCAGCGCAAGTTCCCCAAAGCGGCGGCCCTGCCAACTGGTGCACAAGCTAAGATTACCACTGCCCCGTTGGTAGACCTTTCGCTGTTGTATGAGTTGAGGTATGAGCCTGGTCAGTCTTTTGAGCAAGTGAAGAAACAACTGCTGGCCTCCGGTCAGGTAGAATACGTGGAACCGCTGTACAACTACGCTCCTCTCTACACTCCCAATGATCCCCAAGCCAACCCCAACACGGGCGGCCAGAGATCCTACCTCTCCAAAATTAAAGCGTATGACGCCTGGGACATCACCATGGGAGACACCACCGTGGTTATTGGTATTCTGGACACCGGCGTGCGCCTTACCCAGGAAGACCTGGTAGGCAACATCAAATACAACTACGCAGACCCCATTGACGGCATTGACAACGACAACGACGGTTATATTGATAATTATAGAGGCTGGGATTTGGCAGACAATGACAACAACCCATCTTCTGATGCCAACGGCCATGGCACCAACGTGGCCGCCATTGCCGCTGCCCAGGCAGACAATGGCAAAGGCATGGCGGGCGTAGGATTCAAATGCAAATTCCTGCCGGTTAAAATCTATGCTTCTCCCGGTTCTTCAGGAGCTTTCAAAGGCTATGACGCCATCGTGTATGCAGCAGACCACGGGTGCAAGGTGATCAACCTTTCCTGGGGTGGCCCAGGCTCCCCTTCTGCGTTTGAGCAGGACATCATCAATTACGCTGCCATCAATAAAAACGTGACCATAGTGGCGGCGGCCGGCAACACCAATGAAGAACTCAACTTCTACCCTGCCTCATACCAGAATGTGCTTTCTGTGGCCGCCCTGGATGGGAATGATGTAAAAGGAAGCAGCCATACCTTTAGTTACAACGTGGACATAGGGGCCTTGGGAGTGAATGTGCTTACCGCCCGTGACGAGAACAACAACAGCTATGCCATGGGTAGCGGGTCTTCTATGGCCACACCTATTGTGGCAGGAGCCGCTGGTTTGCTACGGAGCAAGTTCCCCAACATGAACTCTCTGCAAATTGCAGAACAGCTTCGGGTAACAGCAGATGATATTTATTCTATTGATGCCAATCAGAATTATCTTGAGAAACTGGGTAGAGGCCGGTTGAACATTCACCGCGCCCTGCGCGAAACAGACGCGAAATCCGTGAGAGCAACTTCCTGGCAGATTGGTACGGCGGGGGTGGCGTATTCTGGCGAGGCGACCGAGGTGAGCGTTTCTTTCACCAATTACCTAGCACCTGTTTCTGGCCTATCCGTTTACCTGAGCTCTACCAGCCCTTTTGTAGACGTGGTGGAGGATGAGTTCATAGCAGGTAGCCAGGCTACATTGGCCACTTTTACCAACCAGGGTAAAAAATTCAAGATACGCGCGACGGATGATGCCCCAGTCAACTCTGAAGTGTGGTTGCGTCTGGGTTTCATGGACGGAGCATATACAGACTACCAATACATTAAAGTGGTGGTAAACCCAGACTACCTGACCACCAACGTGAACAACCTGCGCGCGTCTGTGATTAGCCGAGGCAACATTGGCTATGACGGACAGAATTTGAGCATCGGGCAGGGCGTGACGTATAAATCCACTACTCCGCTTTTGTATGAAGGCGGCTTATTGATAGGTTATTCTGCCACCCAAGTGTCTGACAACATCAGAAACGAAAAAGGCACGACAGACAAGGATTTCTATGCCCTCACGGCTTTGCAACGGAGACCTTCCTCCCCACTGGCTAACTTCTCTGCCAATAACATGCTGGAAGACTCCCTTAACACCCGCAAGCCTCTGAGCATGCGCATCCAGCAGAACGTATTTGCCTGGGCAGATGCACCCAACCAAGACTTTGTAGTGCTGGAGTACCTGCTCACCAACCGCACCCAACAAACCATTTCCAATGCCTACGCGGGCTACTTTGCTGATTGGGATTTGGTGACCGCCGCCAGAAACGTAGCGGAGTACAAGGCTGACCTGAAGATGGGCATGGCCTACCCTAAGGCAGACGCCAAGGTATTCATTGGCATTCAGTTGCTTTCTAGAGGCGCACCCGGTTTTTATGCCTTTGACAATTCAGGCGCTCCTTCTGGTACCATCATCATTGAGGACGGCTTTACCACCGCTGAGAAATATAAGGCCTTGTCTGGTGGTCTACAACGCACCAGCGCTGGCCTCACAGATACCAACGGCAAGGATATCTCCTTCATGATTTCATCTGCCATTAAAACCCTGGCCCCAACTCAAACAGACACGGTGGCGTTTGCCATAGTGGCGGGCAATACCAAGGAAGCCCTTTTTGAAAACGCTGCCGCCGCCCAGCAGAAATACCTGCAGATGACCTCAACCAGAACCGTCACCGGATTGCCTGAAGAGGCGCTGGCCACGGAAGTGAAGGTATATCCCAATCCTTCTACGGGCCGTGTCACGGTAGCTTTCCCGGCGAGTGCGCAGAGACAGTCCAGCCAGTTGCATGTGTTAGACAGCCAAGGCAGAACAGTTTACCAGATGCTAGTCCCTACGGGTAGCAAGGCAGATCTTGACCTGAGCCACCTGGCCAAAGGAATGTACTTCCTGAAGATTTCCACCGGCAAAGAAGTGACTACCAGAAAGCTGGTGCTCATTCACTAA
- a CDS encoding DinB family protein has protein sequence MITEFIQIFSRDLDKLTSEISEFREENDLWQTTGSIKNSAGNLCLHLVGNLRTYIGKNLGSDSYVRDREAEFTLMNIPKEKLLQQVEEAKRIVKATLGQMQEEALTETYPENVLGQEMTTGFFLMHLSAHLSYHLGQINYLRRALKQ, from the coding sequence ATGATTACAGAATTTATTCAGATATTCTCACGTGACCTGGACAAACTTACAAGCGAAATCAGTGAGTTTAGAGAAGAGAATGACCTATGGCAGACTACGGGCAGCATTAAGAATTCGGCAGGTAATCTGTGTCTGCACCTGGTAGGAAATTTGCGCACCTACATCGGGAAGAACCTGGGGAGCGACAGCTATGTGAGAGACCGGGAAGCGGAGTTTACCCTGATGAATATCCCCAAAGAGAAACTGCTCCAGCAAGTAGAAGAAGCCAAACGCATTGTAAAAGCCACGCTTGGACAGATGCAGGAAGAAGCGTTGACAGAAACCTATCCAGAGAATGTGTTAGGCCAAGAAATGACCACGGGCTTTTTCTTAATGCATCTGTCTGCACACCTCTCGTACCATCTGGGGCAAATAAATTACCTGCGCCGGGCTTTAAAACAGTAA
- a CDS encoding rhodanese-like domain-containing protein, which translates to MENRTASDLVTEAKKNVENLSPDQVERELAQGNATLIDIRESEELKESGKIAGSTHAPRGMLEFLADDTTPYHKPEFDRKKRLILHCAGGGRSALAATTLKQMGYTNVAHLDGGLKAWKEAGKPLEQ; encoded by the coding sequence ATGGAAAACAGAACCGCCTCAGACCTGGTCACAGAGGCCAAGAAAAATGTAGAGAACCTCTCTCCTGACCAGGTGGAACGAGAACTGGCCCAGGGCAATGCTACTTTGATTGACATCAGGGAAAGCGAAGAACTGAAAGAGAGTGGCAAGATTGCCGGGTCCACGCATGCGCCCAGGGGTATGCTTGAGTTTCTGGCAGATGACACCACGCCCTACCATAAACCTGAGTTTGACCGGAAAAAGCGCCTTATTCTGCATTGCGCCGGGGGCGGACGTTCAGCTTTGGCGGCTACTACCCTTAAGCAGATGGGCTATACCAACGTGGCGCATTTAGACGGCGGCCTCAAAGCCTGGAAGGAAGCAGGCAAGCCTTTGGAGCAGTAA
- a CDS encoding polyprenyl synthetase family protein, translated as MSSPLNQIQAPIAAEMQEFEKKFRQSMQSNVLLLDKIMGYIVKRKGKQMRPMFVFFTAKLLQENITDATYRGAALIELLHTATLVHDDVVDDANYRRGFFSVNALWKNKIAVLVGDYLLSKGLLLSLNNNDFDLLKIVSNAVREMSEGELLQMEKARRLDIDESVYFDIIRQKTASLIASCCAVGVSSVGADAETVERARLFGEKVGIAFQIKDDLFDYGTAEIGKPVGIDIKEKKMTLPLIYALQQADWLTKRRIIYNVKNNNGKADRINTVIDFVKNSGGLNYAIQVMNAYHQEALQLLHTFPASPSRDSLEQLIRYTIEREK; from the coding sequence ATGAGCAGCCCCTTAAACCAGATACAAGCCCCCATTGCGGCAGAGATGCAGGAATTCGAGAAGAAATTCCGGCAGTCTATGCAATCCAATGTTTTGTTGCTGGACAAGATCATGGGCTACATTGTCAAACGCAAAGGCAAGCAGATGCGGCCCATGTTTGTGTTCTTCACGGCCAAGCTGTTGCAGGAAAACATCACAGACGCCACCTACCGCGGTGCCGCCCTCATTGAGCTGCTGCACACCGCCACGCTGGTGCATGATGACGTGGTAGATGACGCCAATTACCGCCGCGGCTTCTTCTCCGTCAATGCCCTCTGGAAAAACAAGATTGCCGTGCTGGTAGGCGACTACCTGCTCTCCAAAGGCCTCTTGCTCTCACTCAACAACAATGACTTTGACCTGCTCAAGATAGTGAGCAACGCCGTTAGGGAGATGAGCGAAGGCGAGCTCCTGCAAATGGAGAAGGCCCGCCGTCTGGACATTGACGAGTCTGTGTACTTTGACATCATCCGGCAGAAAACCGCTTCTTTGATTGCCTCTTGCTGTGCCGTGGGCGTGTCATCGGTGGGCGCTGATGCCGAGACCGTGGAACGCGCTCGTCTGTTTGGGGAGAAAGTGGGCATTGCCTTCCAGATCAAAGACGATTTGTTTGACTATGGCACCGCCGAAATTGGCAAACCCGTGGGCATTGACATCAAAGAAAAGAAGATGACACTGCCCCTAATCTACGCCCTGCAACAAGCCGACTGGCTCACCAAGCGCCGCATCATTTACAACGTCAAAAACAACAACGGCAAGGCAGACAGAATCAATACGGTCATTGACTTCGTGAAGAATTCTGGCGGCCTCAACTATGCTATCCAGGTCATGAACGCCTACCACCAGGAGGCGCTACAACTGCTGCATACCTTTCCCGCCTCCCCGTCCAGAGACTCCTTGGAGCAACTCATCCGCTACACCATAGAGCGCGAAAAATAG
- a CDS encoding aconitate hydratase, producing the protein MAFDVDMIKGVYAQLGDRVAAARTAVGRPLTLTEKILYAHLYNGAATQAYERGKSYVDFAPDRVAMQDATAQMALLQFMQAGRPTVAVPSSVHCDHLIQARVGAEQDLSEAYTENKEVYDFLASVSNKYGIGFWKPGAGIIHTVVQENYAFPGGMMIGTDSHTPNAGGVGMIAIGVGGADAVDVMAGMAWELKFPKVIGVKLTGKMSGWTAAKDVILKVAGILTVKGGTGAIVEYFGEGANNISCSGKATICNMGAEIGATTSVFSYDQKMRDYLVGTERAEIAELADQVAEHLRADDEVMANPEAFYDQLIEINLSELEPHVNGPFTPDAAWPISQFAAAVREHNWPAKLEVGLIGSCTNSSYEDLTRAASLAQQAIDKGLAVNAEYTITPGSEVVRYTAERDGILDTFAEIGGVVLANACGPCIGQWARHTDDPKRKNSIITSFNRNFAKRNDGNPNTHAFVASPEIVTAFAIAGDLTFNPLTDTLPNKNGEQVMLDEPMGIEFPVKGFAVEDAGYVAPAADGSAVSVVVDPCSDRLQLLEPFKPWNGQDLMGLKLLIKAQGKCTTDHISMAGPWLKYRGHLDNISNNMLIGAINAYNGEANSVKSQLVRGGGYDEVPKVARTYKAAGLGSVVVGDENYGEGSSREHAAMEPRFLGVQVVLVKSFARIHETNLKKQGMLALTFANKEDYERIEEDDVLDIIGLTNFTPGVPLKVRLTHKDGSTYTFDANHTYNEGQIEWFKAGSALNLIRLQQNQA; encoded by the coding sequence ATGGCATTTGATGTAGACATGATCAAGGGCGTGTATGCGCAGCTGGGAGACCGGGTGGCAGCAGCACGCACGGCGGTGGGCCGCCCCTTAACTCTTACCGAGAAAATCCTTTACGCACACTTATATAACGGTGCGGCTACGCAGGCTTATGAGCGTGGCAAGTCTTACGTAGATTTTGCGCCAGACCGCGTTGCCATGCAGGATGCTACTGCCCAGATGGCTTTGTTACAGTTCATGCAGGCCGGTAGACCAACGGTGGCAGTGCCATCTTCGGTACACTGTGACCACTTGATCCAGGCCCGCGTAGGTGCTGAGCAAGACTTGTCTGAAGCCTACACTGAGAACAAAGAAGTGTATGACTTCCTGGCCTCTGTGTCTAACAAATACGGCATCGGGTTCTGGAAGCCGGGTGCGGGTATCATCCACACGGTGGTACAAGAAAACTATGCCTTCCCGGGCGGTATGATGATCGGGACTGACTCGCACACGCCAAACGCGGGTGGTGTTGGTATGATTGCCATTGGCGTGGGCGGTGCAGACGCCGTTGACGTAATGGCCGGCATGGCCTGGGAACTGAAATTCCCGAAAGTGATTGGCGTGAAACTTACCGGCAAGATGAGCGGTTGGACAGCGGCCAAAGACGTTATCTTGAAAGTGGCGGGTATCCTGACTGTGAAAGGCGGTACCGGTGCCATTGTAGAATACTTCGGTGAGGGTGCCAACAACATCTCTTGCTCTGGTAAAGCTACCATCTGTAACATGGGTGCCGAGATTGGGGCTACTACCTCTGTCTTCTCCTATGACCAGAAAATGAGAGACTATCTGGTGGGTACTGAGCGCGCTGAGATTGCCGAACTGGCCGACCAGGTTGCTGAGCACCTGCGTGCCGATGACGAGGTAATGGCCAACCCTGAAGCCTTCTACGACCAGTTAATTGAAATCAACCTGAGCGAGTTGGAGCCACACGTGAACGGACCGTTCACACCAGATGCAGCCTGGCCAATTTCTCAGTTTGCCGCTGCCGTGCGTGAGCACAACTGGCCGGCCAAACTTGAGGTAGGTTTGATTGGTTCTTGCACCAACTCTTCTTATGAAGACTTAACCCGCGCCGCTTCTTTGGCCCAGCAGGCCATTGACAAAGGCTTAGCGGTGAACGCAGAGTACACCATCACCCCAGGTTCTGAGGTAGTTCGTTACACAGCAGAGCGTGACGGCATCCTGGACACCTTTGCTGAGATTGGCGGGGTAGTACTAGCCAACGCCTGTGGTCCGTGTATTGGTCAGTGGGCCCGTCATACAGATGACCCTAAGCGCAAGAACTCCATCATCACGTCGTTCAACCGTAACTTCGCCAAGCGGAACGACGGTAACCCGAACACCCACGCGTTTGTGGCTTCTCCTGAGATCGTGACTGCGTTTGCTATTGCCGGCGACCTGACCTTCAACCCGCTAACCGACACGCTGCCAAACAAAAACGGCGAGCAAGTGATGTTAGACGAGCCAATGGGTATTGAGTTCCCAGTGAAAGGCTTTGCCGTAGAAGACGCCGGTTACGTAGCCCCAGCGGCAGACGGAAGCGCCGTAAGCGTAGTGGTAGATCCTTGCTCAGACAGATTGCAGTTGTTAGAGCCGTTCAAACCATGGAACGGACAAGACCTGATGGGCTTGAAACTGTTGATCAAAGCGCAAGGCAAATGTACCACTGACCATATCTCTATGGCAGGTCCATGGTTGAAATACCGCGGTCACCTGGACAACATCTCCAACAACATGTTGATTGGTGCCATCAATGCCTACAACGGCGAAGCCAACAGCGTGAAGAGCCAACTGGTACGCGGTGGCGGTTATGACGAAGTTCCTAAAGTAGCCCGTACTTACAAAGCCGCTGGTCTTGGATCTGTGGTAGTAGGAGATGAGAACTACGGTGAAGGTTCTTCCAGAGAGCACGCAGCCATGGAGCCTCGCTTCCTGGGGGTGCAGGTGGTATTGGTGAAATCCTTCGCCCGTATCCATGAAACCAACCTGAAGAAGCAAGGAATGCTGGCCCTGACCTTCGCCAACAAAGAAGATTACGAGCGCATTGAAGAGGATGACGTGTTGGACATCATTGGCCTGACCAACTTCACGCCTGGTGTGCCATTGAAAGTGAGATTGACGCACAAAGACGGTTCTACCTACACCTTTGACGCCAACCACACCTACAATGAAGGACAGATTGAGTGGTTTAAAGCGGGTTCTGCTTTGAACTTGATCAGATTACAGCAAAACCAGGCGTAA
- a CDS encoding DUF1572 domain-containing protein, giving the protein MTSEYLESVVKQFEYYRMLGEKTFQQVPEEKLFWQYNEDSNSIATIVKHLWGNMLSRWTDFLTTDGEKDWRDREAEFDNDLVTPQEVLQKWNEGWDCFLATLKSLTPEDLSQTIYIRNQGHTVLEAINRQLAHYPYHVGQIVYIGKMASEGGWSSLSIPRGGSKAFNQDKFSKPKHREHFTDESLGK; this is encoded by the coding sequence ATGACAAGCGAGTACCTGGAAAGTGTTGTAAAACAGTTTGAATATTACCGGATGCTGGGAGAGAAGACGTTTCAGCAAGTGCCTGAGGAGAAGCTTTTCTGGCAATACAACGAGGACAGCAACAGCATCGCCACTATTGTGAAACACCTCTGGGGCAATATGCTCTCGCGGTGGACAGATTTCCTGACCACAGACGGTGAAAAAGACTGGCGAGACCGCGAAGCCGAATTTGACAACGACCTTGTCACCCCGCAAGAGGTGCTCCAAAAGTGGAACGAAGGCTGGGATTGCTTCCTGGCTACGCTTAAATCCCTGACTCCAGAAGACCTTTCCCAAACCATCTACATCAGAAACCAAGGCCACACGGTCCTGGAGGCCATCAACCGGCAGCTGGCGCATTACCCATATCACGTTGGGCAGATAGTGTACATTGGCAAAATGGCCTCTGAAGGCGGCTGGTCGTCTTTGTCCATTCCCAGAGGTGGTTCCAAGGCGTTTAATCAGGATAAATTCTCCAAACCCAAGCACCGGGAGCATTTCACAGACGAGTCTCTAGGCAAGTAA
- the paaN gene encoding phenylacetic acid degradation protein PaaN translates to MKEAISQNTKELENLTVQHRETLNRAVQALHERTFFSQYPEHPSPAIYGEGADQAGLEQYKGQLGKRFEELLQESPEGWAGQEESPYEQEKLNISYPTFSVETLVARGQKAFHVWRKVSPLERAAILVESLERMKGRFFEIAHATMHTTGQAFLMSFQASGPHAADRALEAIAAGYEEQTRFPETQVWEKPMGKFNLKLNKSWKAVPKGLGLVVGCSTFPTWNTVPGMYASLVTGNPVIVKPHPKGVLPIAIVIAEVQKVLAEYGLDPNICQLAVDPDDKLITKELAEHEAIKLIDYTGGTAFGNYLEGLKGKTVFTEKAGVNSIILDSAEDLDKVVQNLAFSLTLYSGQMCTAPQNFFIPANGVTVAGEQVPYEEVVNKLAEAVKGLVNNPKAGPHVLGAIQNQLTQQRVKDLENGNGRSVLTTCDVANPAFANARICSPVLYEVDATEKEQYSQELFGPIALIIKTKDTAESIHLAQEMAMQHGAISCGAYTTDPAIKEEIMDQMGLAGTPVSFNLTGGIYVNQNASFSDFHVTGGNPAGNASFTNPEFVIKRFTWVGFREPAAN, encoded by the coding sequence ATGAAAGAGGCAATTTCACAGAATACCAAAGAGTTAGAGAACTTGACGGTGCAACACCGTGAAACGTTAAATCGTGCCGTACAGGCCTTGCATGAGCGTACTTTCTTTTCACAGTACCCAGAGCACCCGTCGCCGGCCATTTACGGAGAAGGAGCGGACCAGGCGGGTCTTGAGCAATACAAGGGCCAGTTGGGCAAGCGCTTTGAAGAATTGTTGCAGGAAAGTCCTGAAGGATGGGCCGGGCAGGAGGAGTCTCCCTATGAACAGGAGAAGCTGAACATCAGCTACCCTACCTTCTCTGTAGAAACCTTGGTGGCCCGTGGGCAGAAAGCCTTCCACGTTTGGAGAAAAGTATCCCCCTTAGAGAGAGCAGCTATTCTGGTAGAGTCATTAGAGCGCATGAAAGGCCGTTTCTTTGAGATTGCCCATGCCACCATGCACACCACCGGCCAAGCCTTTCTAATGTCTTTCCAAGCCTCTGGCCCGCACGCGGCAGACAGAGCCCTGGAAGCCATTGCCGCCGGGTATGAAGAACAGACCCGCTTCCCTGAGACCCAGGTCTGGGAAAAGCCCATGGGCAAGTTCAACTTGAAACTAAACAAAAGCTGGAAGGCCGTGCCGAAAGGTCTGGGCCTAGTGGTAGGCTGCTCCACGTTTCCCACTTGGAACACGGTACCCGGCATGTATGCCAGCTTGGTCACCGGCAACCCCGTGATTGTAAAGCCGCACCCTAAGGGCGTTCTTCCCATTGCCATTGTTATTGCCGAAGTGCAGAAGGTGTTGGCAGAATACGGCCTGGATCCTAACATCTGCCAATTGGCCGTTGACCCAGATGACAAACTAATCACCAAAGAACTGGCAGAGCACGAGGCCATCAAACTAATAGACTATACCGGCGGTACCGCCTTTGGGAACTACCTGGAAGGCCTGAAAGGCAAAACCGTCTTCACAGAGAAGGCCGGCGTGAACTCCATCATCCTGGATTCTGCCGAGGACCTGGATAAAGTGGTTCAGAACCTGGCCTTTTCTCTGACGCTGTACTCGGGCCAAATGTGTACCGCGCCGCAGAACTTCTTCATTCCGGCCAATGGCGTAACCGTAGCTGGTGAACAAGTGCCATATGAGGAGGTGGTGAACAAGTTGGCAGAGGCAGTGAAAGGACTGGTGAACAATCCAAAGGCAGGTCCGCACGTACTTGGCGCCATCCAGAACCAACTGACGCAGCAGCGCGTGAAAGATCTGGAGAACGGCAACGGCCGCAGCGTCCTGACCACCTGTGACGTAGCCAACCCAGCGTTTGCCAACGCACGCATCTGTTCTCCTGTTCTGTATGAGGTAGACGCCACTGAGAAAGAGCAGTACAGCCAGGAATTGTTTGGCCCGATTGCCTTGATCATCAAAACAAAAGATACGGCAGAATCCATTCACCTGGCCCAGGAAATGGCCATGCAGCACGGAGCCATTTCTTGCGGCGCCTACACCACAGACCCTGCCATCAAAGAAGAGATCATGGACCAGATGGGGCTGGCGGGAACGCCCGTGAGCTTTAACCTGACCGGCGGCATTTACGTGAACCAAAACGCCAGTTTCTCAGACTTCCACGTGACGGGCGGCAACCCGGCGGGCAACGCGTCTTTCACTAACCCAGAGTTTGTGATTAAGCGCTTTACCTGGGTGGGCTTTAGAGAGCCGGCAGCCAATTAA
- a CDS encoding peroxiredoxin family protein: MTACNSNSDSTLPAGPWRGTIEVSGHTMPFNFTVAEENGKQVAYLVNGEEKILIDEITFDQDSVRLQMHIFDATLHAKVDKGQLTGRWERRDQAQPYSLPFAAEHGKTNRFVEKPAKADVDISGKWEVLFQGEEGNSYPAIGEFTQNGNTLTGTFLTPTGDYRFLQGQVAGKEIGLSTFDGSHAYLFTAEAQPDQTLKGDFYVGLAGHETWTAKRNENFELPSADTLTHLKPGYDKLSFAFPDLEGKQVSLEDPKFKGKPVVVQIFGSWCPNCMDETAFLAPWYAKNKSRGVEIIGLGYELSPEFAKAQTRISKMKDRFDVEYTLLVAGTKDKELVAKSLPALSKVVSFPTTIFIDKHGKVRRIHTGFSGPGTGKYYETFVKEFNQTIDKLVAEK, from the coding sequence ATGACCGCGTGTAACTCCAACTCAGACAGCACGTTGCCCGCCGGCCCTTGGCGCGGCACCATTGAAGTGAGCGGCCATACCATGCCGTTCAACTTTACCGTGGCAGAGGAGAATGGAAAGCAGGTAGCCTATTTGGTTAACGGAGAAGAGAAAATTTTGATTGACGAAATCACGTTTGACCAGGATAGCGTGCGCCTGCAGATGCATATTTTTGACGCCACGCTGCACGCCAAGGTAGACAAAGGCCAACTCACCGGCCGCTGGGAACGCCGCGACCAGGCCCAACCGTACAGCCTACCCTTTGCGGCCGAGCATGGCAAGACCAACCGCTTCGTAGAAAAGCCGGCCAAAGCCGACGTTGATATTTCCGGTAAGTGGGAAGTACTGTTTCAGGGCGAGGAAGGAAACAGCTATCCGGCCATTGGCGAATTCACCCAGAACGGCAATACCCTGACCGGCACTTTTTTAACCCCCACCGGCGACTATCGCTTTCTGCAAGGCCAGGTAGCAGGCAAAGAAATAGGCCTCTCTACGTTTGACGGCTCACATGCCTACCTTTTCACCGCAGAAGCCCAACCCGACCAAACCCTGAAAGGTGATTTCTACGTGGGCCTGGCGGGGCATGAGACCTGGACGGCTAAACGCAACGAAAACTTTGAACTTCCCTCTGCCGACACCCTCACGCACCTGAAGCCGGGTTATGACAAACTCTCTTTCGCCTTCCCAGATTTAGAAGGCAAACAAGTTTCTTTAGAAGACCCAAAATTTAAAGGCAAACCGGTGGTGGTGCAGATTTTTGGATCGTGGTGCCCCAACTGCATGGATGAGACGGCGTTTCTGGCACCTTGGTACGCCAAGAATAAAAGCCGAGGCGTAGAAATCATTGGCCTGGGGTATGAGCTGAGTCCTGAGTTTGCGAAAGCCCAAACCAGAATCTCAAAAATGAAAGACCGCTTTGACGTGGAGTACACCTTGCTGGTAGCCGGCACCAAAGACAAAGAATTGGTGGCCAAATCATTACCAGCCCTGAGCAAAGTTGTCTCCTTCCCTACCACCATTTTCATTGACAAACACGGCAAGGTACGCAGAATCCACACTGGTTTCTCTGGCCCTGGCACCGGTAAATACTATGAGACCTTTGTAAAGGAGTTCAACCAAACCATTGATAAGCTGGTAGCTGAGAAATAA